A section of the Cottoperca gobio chromosome 17, fCotGob3.1, whole genome shotgun sequence genome encodes:
- the LOC115022557 gene encoding vasoactive intestinal polypeptide receptor-like, whose protein sequence is MLVAVSNSMFIFLSCMLLEPVISMQSQMCDMMGEIDKEKDMCEAQIENKTTGCRGMWDKITCWPSASVGEVVTIPCPKYLFYFSRDFSTRNLSKTCTEDGWIPISMDSYIEDCGYNPNNTIDDNISGEFFDAIKVGYTIGHSVSLISLTIAIIILCLFRKLHCTRNYIHMHLFVSFILKAVAVFIKDVVLYGVGETDNCQSSVGCKAVMVFFQYGVMASYFWLLVEGLYLHTLLAVSFFSERKYFWMYILIGWVAPTIFISAWVITKAYLNDPGCWEIINDSPWWIIKTPILVTILVNFFLFICIIRILRQKMNCPNIGRKESNQYSRLAKSTLLLIPLFGINYIIFAFIPDHIHPKVRMVFDLILGSFQGFVVAVLYCFLNGEVQAEIKRKWRRWMLQRFLGADTKYQQPSIGSNGNNFSTQITMLTKCSPTTRRASECQEHFSAI, encoded by the exons ATGTTGGTGGCAGTTTCAAACAGCATGTTCATCTTTTTATCCTGCATGTTGCTGGAACCC GTGATTTCAATGCAAAGTCAGATGTGTGACATGATGGGGGAGATAGACAAAGAGAAGGACATGTGTGAGGCCCAGATTGAGAACAAAACAACAG gttgCAGGGGGATGTGGGACAAGATCACCTGCTGGCCCAGTGCCAGTGTTGGAGAGGTGGTCACCATCCCTTGCCCCAAATATCTGTTCTACTTCTCCAGGGACTTCTCCACAC GTAATCTGTCAAAGACCTGCACTGAGGATGGCTGGATCCCAATCAGCATGGACTCATACATAGAGGACTGTGGATACAATCCCAACAACACCATAGATGATAATATATCG GGAGAATTCTTCGACGCTATCAAAGTGGGTTACACCATTGGTCACAGCGTGTCCCTCATTTCTCTGACGATCGCCATCATCATACTGTGTCTCTTTCG gAAGCTGCACTGCACAAGAAACTACATCCACATGCacctgtttgtgtctttcataCTGAAAGCTGTGGCTGTTTTCATCAAGGATGTGGTTCTGTATGGCGTCGGGGAGACAGACAATTGCCAGTCATCT GTGGGCTGCAAGGCAGTGATGGTGTTCTTCCAGTACGGGGTCATGGCAAGTTACTTCTGGCTGCTGGTGGAGGGCCTGTATCTCCACACTCTGTTAGCCGTTTCCTTCTTCTCTGAGAGAAAGTACTTCTGGATGTACATACTGATTGGTTGGG TGGCTCCAACCATCTTTATCTCAGCATGGGTGATTACAAAGGCTTATTTAAATGATCCCGG ATGCTGGGAGATAATCAACGACAGTCCATGGTGGATCATCAAAACACCTATTTTAGTCACCATACTT GTGAACTTTTTCCTCTTCATCTGTATAATTCGAATTTTGCGACAGAAGATGAATTGCCCCAACATCGGAAGAAAGGAATCCAATCAGTACTC GAGACTGGCTAAATCCACTCTGTTGTTGATACCTCTCTTTGGCATAAACTACATCATTTTTGCCTTCATCCCTGACCACATCCACCCAAAAGTGAGGATGGTGTTCGATCTTATTCTGGGGTCATTTCAG GGTTTTGTCGTTGCAGTTTTGTACTGCTTTTTGAACGGAGAG GTACAGGCGGAGATTAAGCGTAAGTGGCGCAGATGGATGCTGCAGAGGTTCCTGGGTGCTGACACTAAGTACCAGCAGCCCTCCATAGGCAGCAACGGCAACAACTTCAGCACCCAGATCACCATGTTGACCAAATGCAGCCCTACAACGCGCCGGGCGTCTGAGTGTCAGGAGCACTTCTCCGCCATCTGA